In Oncorhynchus clarkii lewisi isolate Uvic-CL-2024 chromosome 2, UVic_Ocla_1.0, whole genome shotgun sequence, one DNA window encodes the following:
- the LOC139376875 gene encoding uncharacterized protein, producing MIGFTASCWDIYDLKVNLSVVPSNYQTLCLEIRSGYVMQSGALSRFYALERLHLEGFLPTILHGTFKGLSSVKTLSLNCKGMIQCNNASLLSNTFRDLTNLEELSIDDCMLSVMALDVFGGIPLLKKLTVNRCCAQELSDLLCRIVNMSQSITSLTFKSEEIVTLRPPNCSDTKGAVLELPHFYRLQEVRFSFPNAHHLDKGAFKCFENITELSVPMVDEPQTQLLQSGIKRLQAFDFYNKCISFESVCETVFKLSITEINGS from the exons ATGATCGGCTTCACTGCCAGTTGCTGGGATATATATGACCTCAAAGTCAACCTCTCTGTTGTTCCATCAAACTACCAGACCCTCTGTCTCGAGATCAGGAGTGGATACGTAATGCAATCTGGCGCTCTCTCTCGGTTCTATGCTCTTGAGAGACTTCACCTAGAGGGCTTTCTGCCCACGATTCTCCATGGCACCTTCAAGGGACTGTCCAGTGTAAAGACACTCTCTCTGAACTGTAAGGGGATGATACAGTGTAACAATGCATCGCTTCTATCCAACACTTTCAGGGACCTGACTAATCTGGAGGAACTTTCCATTGACGATTGCATGCTTTCTGTGATGGCACTGGACGTATTTGGAGGGATCCCCCTATTGAAGAAACTCACAGTCAACAGATGTTGTGCACAGGAGCTATCTGATTTGCTGTGCAGGATAGTTAATATGTCACAGTCAATAACAAGCCTGACATTTAAGTCAGAGGAGATAGTCACTTTGAGACCCCCAAACTGCTCTGACACCAAAGGAGCTGTTCTTGAGCTTCCTCATTTCTATCGTCTTCAAGAGGTGAGATTTTCATTCCCTAACGCTCATCACTTAGATAAAGGTGCATTCAAATGCTTTGAAAACATCACAGAGCTCTCTGTGCCTATGGTTGATGAGCCACAGACACAGCTTCTGCAGTCTGGCATCAAAAGACTGCAGGCATTTGATTTTTACAACAAATGCATTTCCTTTGAGTCAGTTTGTGAAACCGTATTCAAACTCTCAATCACAGAAATTAAT GGAAGTTGA